A single region of the Sorghum bicolor cultivar BTx623 chromosome 7, Sorghum_bicolor_NCBIv3, whole genome shotgun sequence genome encodes:
- the LOC8067956 gene encoding noroxomaritidine synthase, with protein MAFSLLLLVQLVIISTLVSLYVRLWRSRNGPLRPMDWPVVGVLPALISRLHDLHDELTVVLAASGCNLKAQGPLGSGMRFFLTADPANVRHIFTSNHANYPKGEELAEIFDIVSGSILTVDGEACRQQRGMFQSVLSNPRVLELMSRCCREKVVDGLLPFLARMASTGTPFDMQDLMTRLIFDLTATPIFGVDPGCLSVDMPSMHVAVAMDTVMEVGLLRHTVPASCWKMMRQLNFGPERKLAVAHTLLHGFITEMMEKTKARCSGPDELAAVDILSGDPAYCSDKALLSKILINYMIAGRDTVGTTLPWVFYNLAKNPRVVSGIREELAHIASLKASAAASNDMVFFESEETKDLVYLQAALFESLRLYPPGPFERKVVLADDVLPSGHRLCSGETILISIYSMGRMEALWGKDCYEYRPERWLSEDGGKLRYVPSHKFMAFNSGPRMCLGKDIAVTQMKTIVAAVTWNFDLEVLEGQSIQTKLSCILQMKNGLKMNVKKR; from the coding sequence ATGGCGTTCTCATTGTTGCTATTGGTACAGCTAGTCATCATCTCCACACTTGTGTCGTTATATGTTAGGTTGTGGAGATCAAGGAATGGCCCGTTGCGCCCCATGGACTGGCCGGTAGTTGGCGTTCTCCCGGCCCTCATTTCTAGGCTCCACGACCTACACGACGAGCTCACAGTCGTCCTTGCTGCCTCTGGCTGCAACTTGAAGGCACAAGGGCCACTAGGAAGTGGCATGCGGTTCTTCCTCACCGCTGACCCGGCAAATGTCCGGCACATCTTCACCTCGAACCATGCGAACTACCCCAAGggcgaggagctcgcggagatcTTCGACATCGTGAGCGGCAGCATCCTCACCGTCGACGGCGAGGCCTGCCGCCAGCAGCGAGGGATGTTCCAGAGCGTCCTGAGCAACCCACGGGTACTTGAGCTCATGTCCCGTTGCTGCCGGGAAAAGGTGGTGGATGGCCTGCTCCCGTTCTTAGCCCGCATGGCGAGTACCGGGACCCCGTTCGACATGCAGGACCTGATGACAAGGCTCATATTCGACCTCACTGCTACTCCGATCTTCGGAGTGGATCCTGGTTGCCTGTCTGTCGACATGCCGTCGATGCACGTCGCGGTCGCCATGGACACGGTCATGGAGGTTGGCCTTCTGCGGCACACCGTGCCGGCCTCCTGCTGGAAGATGATGAGACAGCTGAACTTTGGCCCGGAGAGGAAGCTCGCCGTGGCGCACACACTGCTGCATGGCTTCATCACGGAGATGATGGAGAAGACGAAAGCCAGGTGCTCCGGTCCTGATGAGCTGGCCGCCGTGGACATTCTTTCTGGTGACCCGGCGTACTGCAGCGACAAGGCCCTGCTGAGTAAGATACTCATCAACTACATGATCGCTGGCCGGGACACTGTTGGCACAACACTGCCGTGGGTTTTCTACAACCTCGCCAAGAATCCCCGCGTCGTCTCCGGTATCCGCGAGGAACTGGCTCACATCGCATCTCTCAAGGCTTCCGCTGCCGCAAGCAACGACATGGTGTTCTTTGAGTCGGAGGAGACTAAAGACCTAGTCTACCTTCAGGCAGCCTTGTTCGAGTCCCTCAGGCTGTACCCACCAGGCCCATTCGAGCGCAAGGTGGTGCTTGCCGATGATGTTCTCCCAAGCGGCCACCGGTTGTGCTCCGGCGAAACCATCCTGATCTCCATCTATTCCATGGGCAGAATGGAAGCCCTGTGGGGCAAGGATTGCTATGAGTACAGGCCCGAGAGGTGGCTCTCTGAAGATGGCGGTAAGCTGCGGTATGTGCCATCTCACAAGTTCATGGCTTTTAACTCAGGGCCGAGGATGTGCCTTGGCAAAGACATAGCAGTCACGCAGATGAAGACAATTGTTGCGGCCGTCACATGGAACTTCGATTTGGAGGTGTTGGAAGGGCAGAGCATCCAGACCAAGCTGTCGTGTATTCTACAAATGAAGAACGGGCTCAAGATGAACGTTAAGAAGAGGTAG